GCCTGCAACACGTACGGCCCCGGCGCCCTCCCGGCACCGGCCGCCCGGGCTCGCAGCATCGCCGCGAACCCGCGGTTGATCAGCAGACGGTCCCATCGCCCGCGGTTCTGTTCGTGCAGCTGGACCGGCTCGCCCCGGGGACCGGTGCGGGCCGCCGACCGGGACTGCTGGATCTCCATGAGCGCGACCAGGCCGTGCACCTCGGGTTCGTCAGGCGCCAGCTCGGCGAGCAACCGGCCGAGCCGCAGCGCCTCCAGGCACAGGCCGGGGCGCATCAGGTCGTCGCCGGAGGTCGCCGCGTAGCCCTCGTTGAAGACCAGGTAGACGACCTCCAGCACGGAGGCCAGCCGGCCGCTCGACTCGGCGCCGGACGGCAGTCCGTAGGCGACACCGGACTCGGCCAGGGTGCGTTTCGCCGCGGCGATCCGCTGGGCGACGACCGGTTCGCCGACCAGGAACGCACGGGCGATCTCGGCGGGGCTGAGGCCGGCGACGACCCGCAGCGTCAGGGCCACCCGCGCGTCCCGGTCCAGCACCGGATGGCACGAGATGAACATCAGCCGCAGTACGTCGTCACCTGACGACTCCTCGGCGGTGGCCCGGGGCTCGATGTCCGTACCGTCGAATCTCTGTGCTCTCCGCAAGTGATCGACGGCCTTGCGGCGGGCGATGGTGGTCAGCCAGGCACCCGGATTGTCCGGGACGCCGTCGACCGGCCACTGCTCCATGGCCGCGACCAGCGCGTCCTGCGCGAGTTCCTCGGCCAGGCCGACGTCGTGGACCATCCGCAGGAGCGTCGCGATGATCCGCGCGGACTCCTGCTTCCAGACGACGCCGACCCGGGCGCGGACCTCGATCATGGGAGTCTCGGCGTCGCTCTCAGGCGAAGACCTGGTGGATCATGCTCTCGCCGTCCCCGACGATCTTGCGGAACCGCCGCCCGAGCTCGACCGCCTCCTCCCGCGACCGCACCTCGACCAGCGCGAACCCGCCGATCGCCTCCTTCGCCTCGGTGAACGGCCCGTCGGTCACCGTCACGTCGTCCCCCTGCGAGGCGATCTTGAACCCGGCCGGGTCCAGGCCGCCGGTCGCCAGCAGCACGCCGGACGCGGTCATCTCCTCGATGAACGCCGCCATCTCGGCGAACAGCTTCTCGTCCGGCTGGGTGTCCTGCATCTTCGACAGCATCAGGTAGCGCATCGTTCTCTCCGTTCCTCGACGGTGGCACTCGCACCCTGACGTCGTCCGGGTCCATGTGACAGGTAATCACTTCCGGTACGGCCGTGGCGCCCCTCACGATTACCTGTCACATCCGCTGAGGCGACGGTTGGGCAGAGCACCCACCCGACAAGGAGCCCCAAGATGACCACCACCCGCCACCCGGCCGCCTCCGTCACCTCCCACCCGGCCGCCTCCGTCGCCTCATACCCGGCCGATCGCGTCGGCGGCACCCGGGCGATGCTCGGCGCGCTCGCGGTCGCCGGACCGCTGTGGGCCGCCGTGTCGTTGACCCAGGCCGCCACCCGGGACGGCTTCGACCTGACCCGGCACCCGCTGAGCCTGCTCAGCACCGGCGCGCTCGGCTGGCTGCAGATCACCAACTTCGTCCTGGCCGGAATCCTCCTGCTGATCGGCGCCACCGGCCTGCGCCGCACGATCACCAGCCGCTGGGCACCGCGGCTGGTCCGGATCAGCGGGGCGGGCATGCTCGCTGCGGGCGTCCTGGTGATGGATCCGGCCGACGGCTACCCGATCGGCACCCCGGCCGGGATGCCGGCCACCATGAGCTGGCACAGCATCGGCCACATGGCCGCCGGTTCGGTCACCTTCATCGCCCTGATCGCCGCTTGCTACGTCCTGGCCCGGCACTTCAGGGCAGCCGGCGCGGGCGGCACGGCCGTCGCCGGAGCCATCGCCGGAACCGCCCTCCTGGCCGGCGACACCTGGGCCATGACCGGCAGCCCGGCCGGCTCCGCGACCCTGGCCGTCGGCGCCATCACCGCGATGTGCTTCCTCACCGCCGCCGCCCTGCACACCCGCCGCTGACCACCCTCCCCCAGCTGGTCATGGTGGTGGCCTCCCAACCCACGACACCACCGCCAGCACCAGCCACCAGCTCCCGGCTGGTCATGGCGGTGGCATCCGGACCGCCGACACCACCGTCAGCACCAGCCACCAGACCCCGGCTGGTCATGGCGGTGGTATCCGGAACCACGAGACCACCGTCAGCACCAGCCGGCAGATCACGGCTGGTCAGGGGGGTGGTATCCGGACCCACGAGAGCACCGTGAGCACCAGCTGGCAGATCACGGCTGGTTGTGGTGGGGGTGTGTGGGGAGCTGACCGCCGCCGGCTCACGGTCCGTCCCGGGTCCGGATCGCCGATTTCCGGTACGGGACTCGCCGGCGTACCGGAAGAGATCCTCGAAAATCCTCGGCGGAACGTGTCGGATGGCGGTGCCGGCGTTCGTAGCGGGATTGTGGAGCGGTCGGAGTGACCGCCGGGCGACAGGAGATGATCTC
This window of the Actinoplanes oblitus genome carries:
- a CDS encoding YciI family protein: MRYLMLSKMQDTQPDEKLFAEMAAFIEEMTASGVLLATGGLDPAGFKIASQGDDVTVTDGPFTEAKEAIGGFALVEVRSREEAVELGRRFRKIVGDGESMIHQVFA
- a CDS encoding DUF998 domain-containing protein; this encodes MTTTRHPAASVTSHPAASVASYPADRVGGTRAMLGALAVAGPLWAAVSLTQAATRDGFDLTRHPLSLLSTGALGWLQITNFVLAGILLLIGATGLRRTITSRWAPRLVRISGAGMLAAGVLVMDPADGYPIGTPAGMPATMSWHSIGHMAAGSVTFIALIAACYVLARHFRAAGAGGTAVAGAIAGTALLAGDTWAMTGSPAGSATLAVGAITAMCFLTAAALHTRR